The proteins below come from a single Aegilops tauschii subsp. strangulata cultivar AL8/78 chromosome 6, Aet v6.0, whole genome shotgun sequence genomic window:
- the LOC109784891 gene encoding F-box protein PP2-B11-like has translation MDAPAACEIERLPEDLLVHVISLTSPADAFRATAVSRAFHAAADSDTVWSRLLPRDLPQFARREIPRKPPSTKKGMFRRLSGEPALLPAKYVRMQLDKATGAKCFTLSACALFSEAGELGYGILKIRAKIQKNMLSQNTTYVAYMVFKLGPRFHGFDFPFQEASFGVAGSESVRKVCLQGYVEDADKADDPPRKHIMPSYYHNRDAVPPGDDVVFPRKTADDWMEVELGEFHNKGGDGDVSISLTETTEPKSGLIVWGIVIRSKQTNQKKKKEVSKKGK, from the exons ATGGACGCGCCGGCCGCCTGCGAGATCGAGCGCCTGCCGGAGGACCTCCTGGTGCACGTGATCTCGCTCACCTCGCCGGCGGACGCCTTCCGCGCCACCGCTGTGTCCAGGGCCTTCCACGCCGCCGCCGACTCAGACACGGTCTGGTCCCGCCTCCTGCCGCGCGACCTCCCGCAGTTCGCCAGGAGAGAGATCCCCCGCAAGCCGCCGTCGACCAAGAAGGGGATGTTCCGGCGCCTCTCCGGCGAACCAGCCCTCCTCCCGGCCAAGTACGTG CGCATGCAGCTGGACAAGGCCACCGGCGCCAAGTGCTTCACGCTGTCGGCCTGTGCGCT GTTCTCAGAAGCAGGGGAACTCGGCTATGGCATACTGAAGATACGTGCCAAGATACAGAAAAACATGCTCTCTCAAAACACAACCTATGTGGCATACATGGTGTTCAAGCTAGGGCCTAGATTTCACGGGTTCGATTTCCCGTTTCAAGAAGCTTCATTTGGCGTTGCTGGGAGCGAGTCGGTCCGGAAGGTTTGCCTGCAAGGCTATGTCGAGGACGCTGACAAGGCCGATGATCCACCTCGGAAACACATCATGCCAAGTTATTATCATAATCGTGACGCGGTTCCTCCTGGAGATGACGTTGTTTTCCCTCGTAAGACAGCCGACGATTGgatggaggtggagcttggtgagTTCCATAATAAGGGAGGTGACGGTGACGTCTCCATCAGCTTGACCGAGACGACAGAACCCAAGAGTGGCCTTATTGTCTGGGGCATTGTGATAAGAAGTAAGCAAACAaatcaaaaaaagaaaaaagaagtaAGCAAGAAAGGCAAGTAA
- the LOC109784890 gene encoding F-box protein PP2-B11-like, with amino-acid sequence MERLPVELLVHVISLTSPADAFRAAAVSRAFRTAADSDNVWSRFLPCDLPRFAKKELPRTLPSTKKGLFRRLADQPALLPGKFIRMQLDKATGAKCFALSVLKSG; translated from the exons ATGGAGCGTCTGCCGGTGGAGCTCCTCGTGCACGTGATCTCCctcacgtcgccggctgatgcgTTCCGCGCCGCCGCAGTCTCCCGGGCCTTCCGCACGGCCGCGGACTCCGACAACGTCTGGTCCCGCTTCCTGCCCTGCGACCTCCCGCGATTCGCAAAGAAGGAGCTCCCCCGCACGCTGCCGTCGACTAAGAAGGGGCTATTCCGACGCCTCGCCGACCAACCCGCCCTTCTCCCGGGCAAATTCATC CGCATGCAGCTGGACAAGGCCACCGGCGCCAAGTGCTTCGCGCTTTCG GTTCTCAAGAGCGGCTAA
- the LOC109784888 gene encoding F-box protein PP2-B11-like, which yields MDADGCKISRLPAELLASIVSLTSPPDAGRCAAVSRAFLAAADSDAVWSCFLPRDLPQLAKSVLRRAPPSENKKGLFRRLSDQPALLPGKLVSMRLDRATGAKCYMLSARALNISKGENRSCWEWIDLCYDEIQGNTRFKVVSMDDVMVPRKRANDWMEVELGEFYNGEACDGEVSVSLKETEGGVFKIGLVVWGIEIRTKQ from the exons ATGGATGCTGACGGCTGCAAGATCTCGCGCCTGCCGGCGGAGCTCCTCGCGTCGATCGTCTCCCTCACGTCGCCGCCTGACGCGGGACGCTGTGCCGCCGTCTCCCGGGCCTTCCTTGCGGCGGCGGACTCCGACGCCGTCTGGTCCTGCTTCCTGCCCCGCGACCTCCCACAGCTCGCTAAAAGCGTGCtccgccgcgcgccgccgtccGAGAACAAGAAGGGCTTGTTCCGACGCCTCTCCGACCAACCGGCGCTCCTCCCAGGCAAGCTCGTG AGCATGCGGCTGGACAGGGCTACAGGCGCCAAGTGCTACATGCTTTCGGCAAGGGCGCTCAATATTTCGAAGGGCGAGAACCGGTCATGCTGGGAATGGATCGACCTCTGTTATGATGAGATCCAAGGAAACACGAGGTTCAAAGTCGTTTCAATGG ATGACGTCATGGTCCCTCGGAAAAGGGCCAACGACTGGATGGAGGTCGAGCTGGGCGAGTTCTACAATGGGGAAGCCTGCGACGGTGAGGTGTCTGTGAGCCTAAAGGAGACTGAAGGAGGAGTTTTCAAAATTGGTCTTGTTGTGTGGGGTATCGAGATTAGAACTAAACAATGA